The Equus caballus isolate H_3958 breed thoroughbred chromosome 12, TB-T2T, whole genome shotgun sequence genome contains a region encoding:
- the OR8K72 gene encoding olfactory receptor family 8 subfamily K member 72 (The RefSeq protein has 4 substitutions compared to this genomic sequence), with translation MEKHNQTMLNEFILMGITDNPELQAPLFGLFLIIYVISVVGNLGMIILTKTDSRLQTPMYFFLRHLAFTDLGYSSTVGPKMLVNFVVDHNTISYYFCATQLAFFSMFILSELFILSAMSYDRYVAICSPLLYTVIMSQRVCRVLAAIPYLYSTFVSLLVTIKIFNLSFCGYNVIHHFYCDSLPLLSLLCSNTSEIEMIILILAGFDLITFLIVLVSYSLILRAVLRMNSAEGRRKAFSTCGSHLTVVTVFYGTLIFIYAQPRSTHFFDTDKVASIFYTLIIPMLNPLIYSLRNTDVKYAVNKLWKSYVISFLKVHCSM, from the coding sequence ATGGAAAAACATAATCAAACAATGCTGAATGAATTCATTCTCATGGGGATCACAGACAATCCTGAGCTGCAGGCTCCATTATTTGGGCTCTTCCTCATCATCTACGTGATCTCGGTGGTGGGCAACTTGGGCATGATCATCCTCACCAAGACAGACTCCAGGCTACaaacacccatgtacttctttctcagACACCTGGCTTTTACTGATCTTGGTTATTCAAGCACTGTGGGCCCCAAAATGTTGGTAAATTTTGTTGTGGATCATAATACAATATCCTATTATTTTTGTGCCACACAGCTGGCTTTCTTCAGCATGTTCATTCTTAGTGAACTTTTCATTCTGTCAGCAatgtcctatgaccgctatgtggccatctgcagcCCTCTGCTCTACACAGTCATCATGTCACAAAGGGTGTGTAGGGTGCTGGTAGCAATTCCATATCTTTACAGcacatttgtttctcttctagtcaccataaagatttttaatttgtcCTTCTGTGGCTACAATGTCATCCATCATTTCTACTGTGACAGTCTCCCCTTATTATCTTTACTGTGCTCAAACACAAGTGAAATTGAAATGATTATTCTGATATTAGCAGGTTTTGATTTGATATCCTTTCTTATAGTTGTTGTGTCTTACTCGCTCATTCTTAGAGCCGTTCTCAGGATGAACTCTGCTGAAGGTAGGCGCAAGGCCTTTTCCACCTGTGGGTCCCACCTGACAGTGGTCACAGTGTTCTATGGGACTTTGATATTTATATACGCGCAGCCCAAGTCCACTCATTTCTTTGACACTGATAAAGTGGCCTCCATATTTTACACGCTCATTATCCCCATGTTGAATCCCTTGATCTATAGTTTGAGGAACACAGATGTTAAATATGCCGTAAACAAGCTGTGGAAAAGTTATGTAATATCTTTTCTTAAGGTTCATTGTTCAATGTGA